ctggcaacaacgatgcgtgccttcgtccatcatgtttccccgggcctggcaagcctggtgtggcgcttcgtcaacttcgtcttcgtccgtctacgcatgcccggtgctggcaacaccggtgcgtgccttcgtctacgatgtgtccccgggcttggcaaacccgccgcgacgcgtcgtcaacaacgtcttcttctcggcgcaccactacttcgacaccactgcgcccacgcTAACTCGGCGCGCTCTTGCGCCCGTGGATCCATGGTGACATCCTCGACACCGgctccccgactcgacatcgaccacgacattctacgcgcggctacctcgaccacggctacaccaccctcggctctcggctacatcgacaaacggcacaaagggctaccgcctgcttgagcaacctcgttggtttccgctccagccacgactccgcgatgcgttgaccgttacgactgtgggggggtgtccgtcggcttgccttcggattcttctccagtctcaccgtctgcgtcgctaccgttgtgactgcggggggatgttgagtattgtGATTATTAGGAAAGTTAGGATAGCGTAGaatattattctaccttgccttgtactccgCGAGGCCAgaggccgtccgctccaggtcGTCCCCGTGGCGGCACCGATCCTCGCGCCGCCACTGCGTCGCCCCGTGGGGCCCTAGCGAGCGTGGCACACGGTCCACGCCGCCGTCtagaggccgtccccgcggttgcaccgacccgcgctcctccgccgcgccgccccttcgggctgtcgcgccgcggcccgcggtccctgccgccgccccgaggtcttcccgccgtcaccccgacctgcccgccgctgCTGCATCACCCCTTCGGACCGTAGCGCGGCGGCCCACGGTCCACTTCGTCGTCCACGCGTGTTGACTTCCTGTGGTATGCGTCGCGCCACCTCCCTTGGCGCAGGAACTCCACTGTCCGCGCCGGCTTCGTCATGCTGTCGGGTTCTTCGCCTAATTCGAGCATCGCcaccgcgctcctaacctagccgccgccgccatcaggcCGCCGTCGCCGCTCTTCTTTGGTCTCCGCCGCTACCcatgtagccgccgccgcccgtccacctccttcgtcttcgtccagcaccggcccgtcgccagcgtcgccgtcatctaccccgaccacttcgtctactctgaCAACCGCAGCCGACATCGGCTCCGCGCTGATTgacgccgcaaccgtcgtcgagtccttctttgctggcctctccgactcctccgacatggcgtacaacttGTGCAGGTCCtcgtctatgcatgcccggtgctggcaacaccgatgcgtgccttcgtccatgatgtttccccgggcctggcaagcctggtgtggcgcttcgtcaacttcgtcttcgtccgtctacgcatgcccggtgctggcaacaccggtgcatgccttcgtctacgatgtgtccccgggcttggcaaacccgccgcgacgcgtcgtcaacaacgtcttcttcccggtgcaccactacttcgacaccactgcgcccatgctaactcggcgcgctcttgcgcccgcggctccacggtgacatcctcgacaccggctccccgactcgacatcgaccacgacattctacgcgcggctacctcgaccacggctacaccaccctcggctctcggctacatcgacaaacggcacaaagggctaccgcctgcttgagcaacctcgttggtttccactccagccacgactccgcgatgcgtcgaccgttacgactgtggggggggggggggtgtccgtcggcttgccttcggattcttctccagtctcaccgtctgcgtcgctaccgttgtgactgcggggggatgttgagtatcgtgattattaggaaagctaggatagcgtaggatattattctaccttgccttgtactccaagatgatcatgtactcctatatatatgcccatgaggctcaagcaatacatcgaATTATttcaccaatccctctctcccttccaacAAGCACGATCATCATCTTTCAGAGTAATGTCCAAAAAGGCAAAGAAAGTTCAGAGTTCTCAGCCTTTCGGTCAGTACATGCTATAAAATTCACCTTCTGTCATACTGAATTTCTTCAAGGAATAAAAAGGAACTATTACTGACCTATTGGATAGCATATTTTTTGTTTATCAATATAGCTGAGTATATCCTACAAAAGCTATTAAATTGTGCTTTCTTAACATCTAGGGCCCGGGGGAGGATTGGAATTGAAAGATGGTGTTGATGCATCTGGAAGGCCAGCCAAGGTTAGTTTTCAGGCCGAAGAATGTGTTTTCtttctactccctccgatccaaaataagggtcgcagttttgaactggggttagttcaaaaccgcgacacttattatggatcggaggtaGTAATAAGTATCATTATTCATCACTTAATATTGCACATTTTTATCAGGGGAAGGGCGTCTACCAGTTTGCCAGCAAGTATGGAGCAAATGTTGATGGGTACAAGTAGAACATTCACCAcaatataaaaaataaatataaaagcaGGCTTTACTGTTtagaaattactccctccgtcccataaaaacgtcttacattatgggacggacggAGTAGATGATAAATTTTTCAAGAAAATGCCCAGCTACAGCACTGGCAGGATGAAACAGTGAAAATAATAGCATTCAGAATTCATCTACTGCCCTCAGTTTTCATTGCATATATGATATTTGTGATGTCTTTATTGTAGCCCAATATATAACCCAGAAGAATGGTCTCCAAGTGGTGACTACTATGCGGGAGGTAAGCACACACAAGTATCCGGAAACAATGATCTTAAAGCTCTCGCTTCAGTTGACTCTTTTCTTTGGGAAAGAAATAACATTCATGCCTTGGTTTATGCAGGAAAGACAGGGTTGTTGCTCTGGGTGGTTACTCTTGCTGGAATTCTGCTGGGTGGTGCTCTGCTTGTTTACAATACTAGTGATTTGGCTTCTTGAAGCCTGGTATAGCAAACCAGATTATGTACCATGCAAGGATTTACATCATCTAGGTAGATATTCGGACTATATGTTGTGCAATTGTGTACCATGCAAGGATTATGGACCATGCAAGGATCTCCTTatactatactccctccgtaaactaatataagagcatttagaatactaaagtagtgatctaaacgcttttatattagtttacagagggagtacttaattACCAAAAGCGATAAGTTTCCAATATGCAAATAATGGTCTTATATGTTGTGCAATTGATGTAATCAAGACTAAATAATCAGCAAAATGCTACGCCTTCAGCTAACAAGGCAGTGGATATGAGTGCACAGAGTCTGACTTGAACAAAATAGCTGAACATGACACAACTGAAATATGGGACAGCTCATAAGGAAATTGTTCAATTTGTTTTCTCTTAGCACGTACCCGCTAATGCTCTGCATAGCATTTGGTTCCAGCGTGTTACAAGAATCAATCAAATCAACATCATAAACCATTTTTTGCACTAGCAAAACAGAAATATTTTTGCTCTACTGTACCAAAAGAATTTCATTATATTGTAGGGACCTCGACATATGGCgttacagtactacaagtgacatgCACCTAAGCATGTTGTTAGCTGGACACCCACCCTATTCATTTTGCTTGAAACTTCAAAAGCCCTTCTGTATCATGGCACCTCAATCTTGACATCGACAACTTGCCCATCTGAATCGTGGGAGCCTGGACGAGTGGATTGCTCAACTTCTTTGATGCACGCCACATGGGTAGGTACATCAGAAGGCTTCAGTTGAGGGTCTGAACAACCATCACCATTTGTGCTTTGCAGATGACCTTGTTCCAACTGCAAAGCACTCTCTAGGTGCCAGAGGACTTCGCCCATCGAAGGCCGGTTCACCCCCTCATCTGCAAGGCATTTTTCTGCTATCTCGCTGAATGTTCTGATGGACTCCAGTGTGTAATTTCCATCCAATCGAAGGTCGATTATGGTCTCAAGTAACTTGTGCCTTTGCCTGTTGAGAGCCCAGTCAGCAAGGTTTATCTGGTCTCTTGGCAGGGTTGGATTTATGACTGGTCGAGCACACAGCACTTCAAACAGCACGACACCAAAAGAGTACACATCTGAACTTGGCGTTAACTGCTGTCTCCTATAGTACTCTGGATCGAGGTAACCAAAACTCCCTTTGACAGCAGTACTAACATGAGTATGATCTAAAGCTGGACCATCTTTTGAGATGCCAAAATCTGCCATCTTGGCAACAAGGTTGTTGTCTAACAAAATGTTGGTAGTCTTGACGTCCCTGTGGATTATACCTCTGTCAAGCCCAGTGTGAAGGTAGTGAAGCCCTCGTGCTGCGCCGATACATATTTCGAGCCTTTGCTTCCATGTAAGAGCAGGAAGGTCACTTCCATAAAGATGGCTCCTTAATGTGCCATTTGCCATGTGCTCATAAACTAAGACCATCTCGTTTTGCTCATCACAATAGCCAATCAAGGGCACAAGGTGCCGGTGCCGCAACCTTGAGAGCATCTCGATCTCAGTTTCGAATTCCTTCACACCCTGACCCTGGTGAGAATCTGTGTAACCCCTCTTAATTGCCACCCGAGTGCCATCCTCCATTATACCCCTGTAGACCTTGCCAAAGCCTCCAACCCCAATCACCAAGGACTCATCAAAGTTCACAGTGGCTGTTCTGATTTCTGCAATGGTGAACCGCCTGCCCATCCTTTTGCTCCCAAATGCCCCAGCCGTGAGAAGAGTTGGAGAACGGGTATGTGCAGCACCATGGGGATTGTCCTTGGCTTTGCTGGCTGAACTATTTTTCTTCCGTCGCAGATTGAAACATAAATAAAGAGCAGCAGCAATTGCGATAAAAATTATCAGACCGGAAGCAGCACCAATTAGCACCCACTTGGGGCTCCGTTTTGGTTTGCTTGTGCCACCACTGAAGCCTCCAATCCTGACGGTTGGATGGGCAAGATTTCCTTCCCGGCTGACCTTAAAGATCTCCATGCCATTGAGAAGAGCATCAGCAGCCGCGGAACCTGCTGAAGACTCAGACCCCAGCTGAACCCAAAGAGTGTCCATCTGCGGTGAGGCAGCATCAAGGAAGTCTTCATAAAAGGCCTTGTTCTTGCCCCCAGCTCTGGCAAGCACATCATAGCCCTCTGCAGCGGTCTTGTTGTTTATGTAAATCTTGAACTTGCGTTGCtcggccttgtcatactgcagctCGCAGAAATGCAGCCGGACCAAGTAATCAAAGCCAGGGTCAATGTTAAAGCTCCATGAGACATTGAACTTCTTTCCCAAGACCGAACTCTCTGTTGGCACCCTTGCACTCTGATAGAGCCTCAAAGGGGCTACCGTGGGATCATCAGCAGACACATAACTTATGTTGGAAGAGTTGAAGATGGAATTCGCGGCGTTCAGAGAGAATATGAAATGGTCATCTTTATCCCACCTCCTCCACAATCCTGGATCCTCTTTCCTCGTCAGTACATCTCTGCATCCCACACACAGCCTGTACATGGTCTCGATCCCGCCGCCGTCGAGGCTAAAAGGGCCTTTCAACCCATGAGCATCCACCTTGTTGACTGAATCAAAAATAGAGGTGCCAGACACAGGGAGAACCTCCATGGCATTGATGAAGGCGAAGGACCCTTCATCGGGGGTGAACTCAATGCCCAGTTTACCAGAAGTGACATTGAGAAGGTACTCCTTGACGATGACGCTGCTGGTTGAGTTGATCTGGGAATCCCTCCAAGAAATCTCCCCGTGGACACTGAACTTGGAGAGCAGCCTCAGGCCATTTGCCGCGACACTGAAGATGGGCTCCTGGGCGCCGAGATTGGCGAACTGCTGGCTGAAATGGAGGCGGAGGAAGTAGCTCCCGGGGGCGACGGCGAGCCTGTAGCTGGAGGAGGCGTTGAAGACACGGGCGGTCTTGTACAAATCTCCGTACGGGTCTTGTTCTCCATCAActcccggagccggagccggagccggagccgccgAGGCGATGGCTCCGGGGAAGCTGAGCGTGAAGTTGTTGGAAGGGGAAGAATCCCCAATCCATGTCCTGGCGTCGACGCTGGTGGTGGAATCCGAGGCGCAGTTGATGAGGATCGGCTGGGGCTGCGCTCGCGCATTCCCCGCGGCCAAGAACACCAGCAGCACCAGGATCGACAGGAAATTGGCGGAGGAATTCATCACGACCCTCCGCCGCCGCAATTTGGAGCGGATAAACCCTACTCGCTACTCGGGTCAccagttttttattttatttttttgctcgTCCGTCGAGAAATTGCAACCTGCGAGAGCCAAGCAGAACCGCATTGGTAAGTAATTAACCTAGAGTGATGATAAGGCTACGGATGGCCAGAGATTAAGCGTAagagaacaagaacaagaacaagaacgcGACTCAGGAACCGGAAGGCGAGAAAGAAAGAAAGGTTCCACTGACCTGAGGAGTCGTGGGTTGTTGCTCGATCTGGagagcgctctctctctctcccccagcAAAGCAAATCAAGAGCAGCTAGCGCCGGAAGAAGAAAGAAAGCTCCAAGCCGAGAGAGACAGACAGAGAGCAACAAATGGCAAGCCGTCCTCTTCTGTTTAAGCTAAGCTAGCTTGGGAGGGAGGGAAGAGGCCCCAAACCAAACCAAACGGTTGCCGCTAATAGAACTAGTAGTATAATTGGGAAATCAGGCGCAGGCCTGCAGCTGATTGATTCATTGATTAATCCTGTCCTGGACCTGGAGAGGAGACACGGACAGGGAGAGGTATCTATCTGCTCTCAGGAGGAGGTGGGGATTGCGATTCTTGTGTGGATTCGGCTAGCTCCCACATGACCTGTGGGGCTATTTTTGAAACTGAGCTCACCAAAACAAAGCTGATGTTATTTATTAGCTGGATGATGCAGTGCactggctagctgggacccatacCAGTACCACTGGGCACTGCCATTCTGCACCGTCTCTTGGCTGTTGATCACCTTTTTGCTCTCTACTTTGCACAAACAAACTGCTTTCCCTGTTAGACTACAAACTGTTTTCCCTGTTAGACTGTATATATGTAGCCTTTGTACACATATATTGTAACATTGTACTGTACCCCGTGGGTACCTCTATATAATGAGAGAGCCACACTCCGTGTAGGGTGTCGAGCAGTTCCCAACATATTATGTTTTACATGGTACTGGTTTATGTTAAGATGGCTTCCGCTGCCtctactgccgccgccgccgtcgttgtgCCGACctccgtcgccgcctccgccgtcgtTGCGCCGGCCCTTGGGTCGCCGTTCCTGGCCTCGCGCCCCCTTGCGATGGCCCATGGCGCTCCTCCATCGCCCGGGCCCCTGATCGGATCGGGCCTCCCTGGCGATCCTGTCGCCTCGCCGAACGTTGCGGCTGGCGATCTGTTCCATGCGGCGCCCCTACAACTGCTCATGGTGGGCCGCCGTCGCTGTCCTGGATGGCGCCGCCTTCCGGTGCGCCTCCTGCCCCGCACCACTACGGCGTCTCATCGTCCCATCACTACGGTGCGCCACCACACCAACCCTATCCGGCGTCACACCAAACCTACCTGGTGCCGTCGTCGTCGTCTCATGGGGCTACGGCTGTGCAGTCCTACTCGGTGCCCCCGACGCACCTCTACCCTGCGCCGCCCCAACCCTACCTGCTCCGTCGCAGCCGTCCCATGTGGCTGCGGTTGCCCTACAGTATGGGGCGCCATCTGCGGCGTCCTACGGCGCCCCGGCGGAGGGTTCTGTCGGGTCCTATCCGTCCTACTCGGGACCGGCTGCACATCCGTGAATGGGCTTCTACGCACCGTCACATGCTCACGGTGATCAGGCCGCGGTGCCGTCGCTGTTTTACTTCTCACACCTGCTGCCGGTGAAACTCACGCCAGACAACTACTTGTCCTAGTGTGCCCAGGTGTTGCCTCTTCTGCGGAGTCGCTACCTGgagggctacgtcgacggatcCATCCCGTGTCCGCCTCCTCAGCACCCGGCGTATCATGCATGGGTGGCCCAGGATCAAGCCATCCTCTCCGCCATCTAGTCTTCGCTCGCTCCGAGCGTCTCGTTGCTGGTCATCTTCGCCGCTACGTCTCGGGAGGCGTGGGCGGCTCTTCACACTAGCTTCgcctctcagtctcaggcgcgtgccCACTCTATCCGCATCGAGCTAGGTGAGACCAAGCTTGGTGACCTCAGCATGACGGACTACTTCAACAAGATGAGGGGTCTCGCCGACACACTGGCCTCGATTGGCCAGTCTCTGCAGGAcgaggagttcaccaccttcgtgctTAACAGGCTTGATGATGATTATGACAATCTCGTGGAGAACGTTCATGGCCGTGATGATCCACTTCCACCTCGCGAGCTTTATGCCCGACTCCTTGGCCGTGAACAGCGCATCAAGGCGCGCCATGTCTCCCCGGGCTTCGCCTCCGCCAATGCCGCGACTCGTGGCAAACCTCAACGGTCATCATCTTCAGGTGGcaagccggcatcgtcctcacagCCGGCCTCACGTGgcaatgagccatccatcacgGGTGGCAACCGACCGGTTGCTTGCTGCTCCTCCTGCGGTGCCCCGCAGGCCTGCCAGTTGTGTGGCCTTGAGCGCCACATCGCCTCTCGCTGTCATCGTCGCTACAAGCAAGATTTTCTGGGCCTCGGCAACGATGGTAAAGGGAACGAcaagcaggccgccgccgccgccgtgacgAGTCATGATCATGGTCGCACTccgtcctactccattgatcctacatggtatatggacaccggagctaccaaccacctcagcggcgagatgggcaagctctctactcaggagccatatcatggtcatgatcaggtgcacaccgtcagtggagcaggtatgcgcatctctCATGTTGGTCAGGCTTCTCTCCTTGCACACAATTTTCGCAAACTACATCTTTCCAATGTCCTTCGTGTTCCCTCTGCTACGCATAGTTTGTTGTCTATTCCTCAActtacacgtgataataatgtccttgctgagtttcacccttttcgtttctttatcaaggatcgggacacgagggccgttctgcttagcGGTCGTCTTCGCCATGGCTTGTACGCACTTGATGCGCCACGCACACCCTCCATGCAGTCTTCTCCTCAGGCGTTTAGTGGTGTTCGTGTGTTGCCCACTCACTGGCATG
The window above is part of the Triticum aestivum cultivar Chinese Spring chromosome 2A, IWGSC CS RefSeq v2.1, whole genome shotgun sequence genome. Proteins encoded here:
- the LOC123188758 gene encoding uncharacterized protein gives rise to the protein MVLMHLEGQPRGRASTSLPATQYITQKNGLQVVTTMREERQGCCSGWLLLLEFCWVVLCLFTILVIWLLEAWYSKPDYVPCKDLHHLGRYSDYMLCNCVPCKDYGPCKDLLILYSLRKLI
- the LOC123188759 gene encoding probable receptor-like protein kinase At1g30570 produces the protein MNSSANFLSILVLLVFLAAGNARAQPQPILINCASDSTTSVDARTWIGDSSPSNNFTLSFPGAIASAAPAPAPAPGVDGEQDPYGDLYKTARVFNASSSYRLAVAPGSYFLRLHFSQQFANLGAQEPIFSVAANGLRLLSKFSVHGEISWRDSQINSTSSVIVKEYLLNVTSGKLGIEFTPDEGSFAFINAMEVLPVSGTSIFDSVNKVDAHGLKGPFSLDGGGIETMYRLCVGCRDVLTRKEDPGLWRRWDKDDHFIFSLNAANSIFNSSNISYVSADDPTVAPLRLYQSARVPTESSVLGKKFNVSWSFNIDPGFDYLVRLHFCELQYDKAEQRKFKIYINNKTAAEGYDVLARAGGKNKAFYEDFLDAASPQMDTLWVQLGSESSAGSAAADALLNGMEIFKVSREGNLAHPTVRIGGFSGGTSKPKRSPKWVLIGAASGLIIFIAIAAALYLCFNLRRKKNSSASKAKDNPHGAAHTRSPTLLTAGAFGSKRMGRRFTIAEIRTATVNFDESLVIGVGGFGKVYRGIMEDGTRVAIKRGYTDSHQGQGVKEFETEIEMLSRLRHRHLVPLIGYCDEQNEMVLVYEHMANGTLRSHLYGSDLPALTWKQRLEICIGAARGLHYLHTGLDRGIIHRDVKTTNILLDNNLVAKMADFGISKDGPALDHTHVSTAVKGSFGYLDPEYYRRQQLTPSSDVYSFGVVLFEVLCARPVINPTLPRDQINLADWALNRQRHKLLETIIDLRLDGNYTLESIRTFSEIAEKCLADEGVNRPSMGEVLWHLESALQLEQGHLQSTNGDGCSDPQLKPSDVPTHVACIKEVEQSTRPGSHDSDGQVVDVKIEVP